The following are from one region of the Nicotiana tomentosiformis chromosome 7, ASM39032v3, whole genome shotgun sequence genome:
- the LOC138895433 gene encoding uncharacterized protein, with product MTGDFELWDVICNGPYVSTKKLRDFAITMPKNRKEYNDADRKAVEKNFRAKNIFVCGIGPDEYNRISSCQSAKEIWEALQTAHEGTTQVKQSKIDMLTTENKLVRKILSVLPSSWESKVNAITEAKDLQILTMDELVRNLKTYEIKRKKDSEKREPKKEKNLVLKAENNDSSEEDSDMAYLNRSKNISSTTLIKQPRGTRFLTNASKEKNASDNVVKQALVAWGDSSSESEEENDAGDNSMMAVENEANEYDSIFALMAQSDDDEDDDNDEGTVKGSSQQWIMNSGCSKHMTRNTMDFLSLKALQRGNVSFVNGKKGYILGVGKVEKSLSHSIENVYYVNGLKYSLLSVFQICDKGNKVEFLLEVCTVTNLVTGELVLDAKRYKNIYVADFESLQSGDMS from the exons ATGACAGGAGATTTTGAGTTATGGGATGTTATTTGTAATGGTCCATATGTCTCAACAAAGAAGCTCAGAGACTTTGCTATAACAATGCCAAAAAATAGGAAAGAATACAACGACGCAGACAGGAAAGCAGTGGAGAAAAACTTTCGCGCCAAGAATATTTTTGTGTGTGGCATAGGACCTGATGAATACAATAGGATCTCATCCTGTCAATCCGCTAAAGAGATATGGGAAGCTTTACAAACAGCACATGAAGGAACCACTCAAGTAAAGCAGTCAAAGATTGACATGCTTACCACTGA GAACAagcttgtgaggaaaattcttagCGTTCTGCCCAGCTCCTGGGAGAGCAAAGTGAATGCCATTACTGAAGCCAAGGATCTGCAAATACTGACTATGGATGAGCTGGTTAGAAATCTAAAGACCTATGAGATAAAGAGAAAGAAGGACAGTGAAAAAAGAGAACCAAAGaaggagaagaacctggtactCAAAGCTGAGAACAATGATTCGAGTGAGGAGGATAGCGATATGGCATACCTTAACAGAAG CAAGAACATTTCAAGCACAACTCTGATAAAGcagccaagaggaacccggttcctgacaAACGCTTCAAAAGAAAAAAACGCATCTGACAATGTTGTGAAGCAAGCTCTTGTAGCATGGGGAGACTCCTCCAGTGAatcagaagaagaaaatgatgcagGTGATAATTCCATGATGGCAGTTGAAAATGAAGCAAATGAATATGACTCAATATTTGCTTTGATGGCTCAGTCAGacgatgatgaagatgatgacaatgatgaggGAACAGTGAAAGGAAGCAGTCAACAATGGATCATGAACAGTGGATGCTCTAAGCATATGACTAGGAATACCATGGACTTCCTTTCACTAAAAGCCCTGCAAAGAGGGAATGTATCCTTTGTAAATGGGAAAAAGGGGTACATTCTTGGTGTTGGAAAAGTTGAAAAGTCTCTCTCACACTCAATTGAGAACGTGTACTATGTAAATGGTTTGAAGTATAGTCTCTTGAGTGTTTTTCAAATCTGTGATAAAGGAAATAAGGTGGAGTTCTTGTTAGAGGTGTGCACAGTTACTAATCTGGTAACTGGTGAATTGGTACTAGATGCCAAAAGATACAAGAACATCTACGTTGCTGATTTCGAGTCCCTACAAAGTGGTGATATGAGCTGA
- the LOC104093023 gene encoding peroxisomal and mitochondrial division factor 2-like has translation MADENITNGEVYDDAPVEIAVDETSDAVSKTSALKQKIAALEQEKSQLLHENDVIKQRIEKLKSSIEESQNEKSELLKKVENFESENKVLGSVAARAAELETEVSRLQHDLITAMNDLEGSNSELSGAKSTLEGLKSSENEKTVKLDAIESERNLLLSKLEKLEASGNNQRGEVEVKEEEIRGLKKHIEELEGTVVNNEEWEKEKKELHMVKEELEKRVKEMIARAAELEKKLEEKEKVITERLVASNINGIPVGDYDKVGYFGAEVNLPVVAASSVVAVAVIGVVCYLKYGRTA, from the coding sequence ATGGCGGATGAAAACATTACCAACGGCGAGGTTTATGACGATGCGCCGGTGGAGATCGCCGTCGACGAAACATCTGACGCTGTGTCGAAAACCTCTGCACTGAAACAGAAGATAGCGGCGCTGGAGCAAGAGAAATCTCAGCTTCTTCACGAGAACGATGTGATCAAACAGAGAATCGAGAAACTGAAGAGCTCAATCGAGGAATCTCAGAACGAAAAATCCGAATTGCTGAAGAAGGTGGAAAACTTCGAGTCGGAGAACAAGGTTTTAGGATCAGTAGCCGCCAGAGCCGCCGAGCTGGAAACTGAAGTCTCTCGCCTTCAACACGATCTCATCACGGCTATGAATGATCTAGAAGGCTCCAATTCCGAGCTCTCAGGGGCAAAATCGACATTAGAGGGTTTAAAGAGCAGCGAAAATGAGAAGACCGTGAAACTGGACGCTATTGAGAGCGAAAGGAATCTGTTATTATCGAAGTTGGAAAAACTAGAAGCGAGTGGAAATAATCAGAGAGGAGAAGTAGAAgtgaaagaagaagaaattaGGGGATTAAAGAAGCATATTGAGGAACTTGAGGGTACTGTTGTGAATAATGAGGAATGGGAAAAGGAGAAGAAAGAGCTTCATATGGTGAAGGAGGAATTGGAGAAGAGggttaaggaaatgattgcgAGAGCAGCTGAGCTGGAGAAGAAATTGGAGGAAAAAGAAAAGGTTATTACTGAAAGGCTTGTGGCTAGCAATATTAATGGCATTCCTGTTGGTGATTATGATAAGGTTGGTTATTTTGGTGCTGAAGTGAATTTGCCAGTGGTGGCTGCTTCATCAGTTGTTGCAGTTGCTGTGATTGGAGTTGTTTGCTATCTTAAATACGGACGAACAGCGTAA
- the LOC104093022 gene encoding transcription factor PAR1, with amino-acid sequence MESSCKSEETRTALATLSRKDQKITQKNSKRQKRMRNNVLKETSNSCNTDNAGKNQEEGDDKAEVEEKILALQKIVPGGESLGVDMLFEETAGYILALQCQIKTLKVLASFVEGSEKERMKLGGYKKDRTKKKNDVDNLSQRPFSSHAWYWYILVVHQSPS; translated from the exons ATGGAGAGTAGTTGTAAGAGTGAAGAAACAAGAACAGCATTAGCCACATTATCAAGAAAAGATCAGAAAATCACTCAAAAAAACTCCAAGAGGCAAAAGAGGATGAGAAATAATGTGTTGAAAGAAACTAGTAATAGTTGCAATACTGATAATGCAGGGAAAAATCAAGAAGAAGGTGATGACAAGGCTGAGGTGGAGGAGAAAATCTTGGCATTACAAAAAATAGTACCAGGAGGAGAATCACTTGGTGTTGATATGCTCTTTGAAGAAACTGCTGGTTATATTTTGGCATTGCAATGTCAAATCAAAACACTCAAAGTTCTTGCTAGCTTTGTTGAAGGTTCTGAGAAGGAAAGGATGAAACTTGGAG GGTACAAAAAAGATcgcaccaaaaaaaaaaatgatgtaGACAATCTATCCCAACGACCATTTTCTTCTCATGCTTGGTATTGGTACATCTTGGTTGTCCATCAAAGTCCAAGTTAG